The following are from one region of the Halomonas qaidamensis genome:
- a CDS encoding type I polyketide synthase, with amino-acid sequence MTKRVAIIGAAHRFPGTTPETFWQDLQAEKDLVTQVAADRWSQDAYWHPDKRHPGTSITFAAGSLGDISGFDAAFFGISPREAANMDPQQRMLLELAWETMESAGIVPSTLRGSQCGVFIGVASLDYSYRLADDMGAIDASTATGNTSSIASNRLSYVFDLHGPSMSLDTACSSSMVAFHQACQSIRSGETTMALAGGISLHLHPYGFIIFSKASMLSPTGRCQVFDDAGNGYVRSEGAGLFLLKDYDLAVADGDNILAVIAGSAVNTDGHKSGLTVPNPSAQIDLMRRAYQQAGITPDEIDYLEAHGTGTAVGDPIETRAIGEALGKFRKTPLLIGSVKSNVGHLETASGVAGLAKALYSLQHREVPATIGIRKLNTRIKFDEWNISVVTKAQPLKKQGRLVIGVNSFGFGGANAHVILESAPEKTPAPRQVPDIALPIRISARSQEGLTANAQALASHLRDSHQAFYDIAHTLYNHREQHTFGALCFAQTPGEAANALSKFVDGETNSVVTLERLANARGPVFVYDGNGCQWETMGHDLLNEPAFSDAIDRVDALFQQHGEFSLRDELAGRNPPVANGSRFERTEIAQPALFALQVALTEWLKSNGIVPVAVFGHSVGEVAAAWASGALTLEDAVKVIYYRSFYQGKTRGLGEMTAVAMSAEEIAPWLEKAEFNNISLAGINSPKGITLAGDRDQLSAIEAALSEQSTFAKRLPLDYAFHSPAMDSIQAGVVDALADIRPRATDIPYVSTVTGVISDGTELDAHYWWLNIREPVLFDHAATTLIEQGYNVFVEVGAHPILRRYLNESLRQQERSGLVFGTIERHKSGVDGLSHCLGQLLLSGLPLDSRHFFPVEGQRVLLPRYAWQRTNLWVQGTNDGQGLLSRYYQHPLLGYPLAQQDHTWESQLDTQRQPWLADHVVGEGAVFPGAGFVELTLAAALQQKDTPLLDIEELEIRAPLLLDGPNGRTMRLTLNPDDGRLTIHSREPATGSEWQLNAVARRMRESRGFLLKRQAPSLPSRAPDYTLAEHLQMAERIGLHYGPAFQAISRGWIEGDSVIGEIALASDVQAQLDTLHVHPGILDSAFQMFIPLLAQHSEFAAQLAFVPVRVGRIQVNAEAGTPVLARAVMGKRAPHSFTADFELYDAAGNAVAVLSETRFKAIRLNRAHHQHFSYLEVELTPAPLTAATLPLPNNALVRLAGLSDTYAASTGQRYAQEVSPLLDRLSEAFVSFNYDGSEDQLAPETIWQLLVQDYPDYFAPIHMVGRLGLHREQLTNGSATLESLGITSEHLAGINRVLIGEDGWQVLATELGALMEATLATLPSGQRLQLLEAGACAPALGQRLLEQLANTTHIAKDAHHYRAITTNDTARHQAEQLQERFPLMDVQSLDDALPTLSSAAKAQLAFISVDVTQPERSRQLMEALPAQLAPGAQVMVIGVHPSRWLDDLLATPGIDQAALEQDTVVEWLTTQGFSVSPPVELEESGAYLLHGQFASEAVENSQSTPEAQNASTAYHLIVSDIEHEALAAQLAEQLGTTSTWLTVSDAAPQALLTAALGARQDVPGELNVIDLRWLKGATTSAQTQRCYTAQQWSLALEASGLESQGSRVMLWLTTQAASTGDDAALWGFGRSLANEAVGHRVTLIDLPEALSDAALIAFAASIATPDSENELVITAEGDRFATRLRTLPAPHPEKQANAEPHQAMSLGFTLPGQLRQLQWRPRPLPELGADEVEIRVKATGLNFRDVMYTLGLLSDEAIENGFAGPTLGLEFSGEVLAVGANVQHVMPGQAVVGFGPASFSDRLIASQHAVAPLPEGVSYAAAATIPTTFFTVYYALKHLARLEPGEKVLIHGAAGGVGIAALQIAQWLGADIYATVGSEEKRDFLRLMGEERIYDSRSLTFAEEILEDTQGEGVDVVLNSLAGEAINQNLRALRPFGRFLELGKRDFYENTQIGLRPFRNNLSYFGIDSDQLMKVQPALTQRLFGEMMALFNDGTLSPLPFTAFSHNQVIDAFRYMQQARQIGKVVVTYEQPIAPPRNETLGTGTMTLPADASYLVTGGLGGFGLKTAQWLVSKGARQLVLLSRSGPASEEAQAAIATFEAQGVKVLAAACDITDRDALAVVMERIHHELSPLRGIVHAATVIDDGLIRNLDAERIQKVLAPKIDGARHLDALTHDIALDFFVLYSSATTLFGNPGQANYVAANHWLEAFAARRRAAGLPATCVRWGAIEDVGFLARNTRTRDALQERLGGSALRSDDALKVLEQMLLTEGPSLGVLELEWGALARFLPTAQAPRFNEIARASDDDGNVDHDDDISALLADLSPEELHSTITDLLRAELASILLIDEEKIDINRSVYDMGFDSLMGVELMTAIENRLNVQVPVMVLSEASTLNKLAGVLIQKLHQHDKDVEETPQDALASLAARHGADGHTSEPASTSTTETP; translated from the coding sequence ATGACTAAACGCGTTGCCATTATCGGCGCCGCCCATCGTTTCCCCGGCACCACCCCTGAAACGTTCTGGCAGGACCTGCAAGCCGAAAAAGACCTCGTCACCCAAGTGGCCGCTGACCGCTGGAGCCAAGATGCTTACTGGCACCCAGACAAACGTCACCCTGGCACCAGCATCACGTTTGCTGCGGGTAGCCTAGGCGATATCAGCGGATTCGACGCAGCGTTTTTCGGCATTTCGCCCCGTGAAGCGGCGAACATGGACCCGCAACAGCGCATGCTGTTAGAACTCGCTTGGGAAACCATGGAAAGCGCAGGCATAGTGCCTAGCACCCTTCGCGGCAGCCAGTGCGGCGTTTTCATTGGTGTCGCCAGCCTGGACTACTCTTATCGTCTAGCCGATGACATGGGGGCAATTGACGCCTCTACTGCAACGGGCAACACCTCAAGTATTGCTTCTAACCGGCTCTCTTATGTGTTTGACCTGCATGGCCCCAGCATGTCGCTAGATACCGCCTGTTCGTCTTCCATGGTCGCTTTTCACCAAGCCTGCCAATCGATACGCAGCGGTGAAACAACGATGGCGCTGGCGGGCGGTATTAGTCTCCACCTACATCCTTATGGCTTTATTATTTTCTCTAAGGCCAGCATGCTTTCACCCACTGGCCGCTGCCAAGTTTTCGATGACGCAGGCAACGGCTACGTGCGCTCGGAAGGTGCGGGACTGTTTTTGCTCAAGGATTACGACCTGGCGGTCGCCGATGGCGACAATATTCTAGCCGTTATTGCCGGTTCGGCGGTCAACACTGACGGCCACAAGTCTGGCCTCACTGTTCCTAACCCCAGCGCTCAAATTGATTTAATGCGTCGTGCCTACCAGCAGGCGGGTATTACTCCTGATGAGATCGACTACCTTGAAGCCCACGGTACCGGTACCGCCGTTGGCGACCCGATAGAAACCCGCGCGATTGGTGAAGCACTCGGCAAATTCCGCAAAACGCCACTGCTGATTGGTTCAGTAAAAAGCAACGTTGGTCACCTGGAAACCGCCTCTGGCGTCGCCGGTCTTGCCAAAGCGCTTTATAGCCTGCAGCACCGTGAAGTGCCTGCCACAATCGGCATACGCAAGCTGAATACACGCATCAAATTTGATGAGTGGAACATTAGCGTTGTTACCAAAGCGCAGCCGCTCAAGAAACAGGGCCGCTTGGTAATTGGCGTTAACTCCTTTGGTTTTGGCGGCGCAAATGCCCACGTCATTCTCGAAAGCGCCCCCGAAAAAACGCCCGCGCCTCGTCAAGTACCTGACATAGCGCTACCTATTCGCATTAGCGCGCGTAGCCAAGAAGGGCTAACAGCCAATGCCCAGGCGCTTGCCAGCCATTTGCGTGATAGTCACCAGGCTTTCTATGATATTGCGCACACGCTTTATAACCATCGTGAGCAGCATACGTTTGGGGCTCTTTGCTTTGCTCAAACACCGGGCGAAGCCGCCAATGCGCTCAGCAAGTTTGTCGACGGTGAAACCAACAGCGTTGTAACGCTTGAGCGTTTAGCAAACGCCCGCGGCCCCGTGTTCGTTTATGACGGCAATGGTTGCCAATGGGAAACCATGGGCCATGACCTGCTAAATGAGCCCGCGTTCAGCGATGCCATTGACCGCGTAGATGCTCTGTTCCAGCAGCATGGCGAATTTTCGCTACGCGATGAACTCGCCGGGCGCAACCCTCCAGTGGCCAACGGAAGTCGCTTTGAGCGTACTGAAATCGCCCAACCGGCGCTGTTTGCTCTTCAAGTGGCATTAACCGAATGGCTTAAATCCAACGGTATTGTACCTGTCGCCGTATTCGGCCACAGCGTTGGTGAAGTTGCTGCCGCTTGGGCATCTGGCGCGCTTACCTTAGAAGATGCGGTAAAGGTCATTTACTACCGTAGTTTCTACCAAGGCAAAACCCGTGGCCTAGGGGAAATGACCGCGGTTGCCATGAGCGCGGAAGAGATTGCTCCCTGGCTTGAAAAAGCCGAATTCAACAACATCAGTTTGGCGGGCATTAATAGCCCCAAAGGCATCACCTTGGCGGGTGATCGTGATCAGCTGAGCGCTATTGAAGCAGCGCTCAGCGAACAGAGTACGTTTGCTAAGCGCTTGCCATTAGATTACGCCTTCCATAGCCCTGCCATGGACAGCATTCAAGCTGGCGTTGTCGACGCCTTGGCTGACATTCGCCCCCGTGCGACTGATATTCCCTATGTCTCGACCGTTACCGGTGTCATCAGTGACGGCACAGAGCTAGATGCCCACTACTGGTGGCTTAATATTCGTGAACCGGTTCTGTTTGATCATGCCGCCACGACACTTATCGAGCAGGGCTACAACGTCTTTGTTGAAGTTGGTGCGCATCCGATTCTACGCCGCTATCTAAACGAGTCCTTGCGCCAGCAAGAGCGCAGTGGACTAGTATTTGGCACCATTGAACGCCATAAGTCAGGCGTAGATGGCTTGTCCCACTGCCTAGGACAGCTGCTGCTAAGCGGATTACCCCTTGATAGCCGTCACTTCTTCCCGGTGGAAGGCCAGCGGGTTCTGCTGCCACGGTATGCATGGCAGCGCACTAACCTCTGGGTACAGGGCACCAACGACGGCCAGGGTCTGCTGTCTCGTTACTACCAGCATCCACTGTTGGGTTATCCGCTTGCACAGCAAGACCACACCTGGGAAAGCCAGCTGGACACCCAACGTCAGCCGTGGCTTGCTGATCACGTGGTTGGTGAAGGCGCGGTGTTTCCCGGCGCTGGCTTTGTAGAGCTTACGCTAGCGGCCGCCTTACAGCAGAAAGACACACCGCTTTTAGACATTGAAGAGCTGGAAATCCGCGCCCCGCTGCTGCTAGACGGCCCCAATGGCCGCACCATGCGGTTAACGCTGAACCCAGACGACGGCCGCTTAACTATCCATTCCCGCGAGCCTGCTACCGGCAGCGAATGGCAGCTTAATGCCGTCGCCCGCCGCATGCGCGAAAGCCGTGGCTTTTTGCTCAAACGCCAAGCGCCTAGCCTACCCAGCCGCGCACCTGACTACACCCTGGCTGAGCACTTGCAGATGGCCGAACGCATCGGGCTACATTACGGCCCTGCTTTCCAAGCCATCAGCCGTGGCTGGATTGAGGGCGATAGCGTGATTGGTGAGATCGCGCTAGCGAGCGATGTCCAGGCCCAGCTCGATACACTACACGTTCATCCAGGCATTCTGGACAGTGCTTTCCAGATGTTTATTCCGCTGCTGGCTCAGCATAGCGAGTTCGCCGCGCAGCTTGCCTTTGTACCGGTTCGCGTTGGCCGCATTCAGGTGAATGCAGAAGCCGGTACCCCTGTACTGGCGCGGGCAGTCATGGGTAAACGAGCACCCCACTCTTTCACCGCTGATTTCGAGCTGTATGATGCCGCTGGCAACGCCGTGGCTGTGCTCAGTGAAACCCGCTTCAAGGCCATCCGCTTGAACCGCGCGCATCACCAGCACTTTAGCTATCTAGAGGTTGAACTAACGCCTGCCCCGCTGACCGCAGCAACATTACCGCTACCTAACAACGCGCTCGTTAGGCTGGCGGGACTAAGCGATACCTATGCCGCCAGCACCGGCCAACGCTATGCCCAGGAAGTGTCGCCACTACTTGATAGGCTTAGCGAAGCGTTTGTGTCGTTCAATTATGACGGCAGTGAAGATCAGCTCGCACCGGAAACCATTTGGCAGTTACTGGTGCAAGATTATCCCGACTATTTTGCGCCTATTCATATGGTGGGTCGTTTAGGGCTGCATCGCGAACAGCTCACCAACGGCAGTGCCACCCTTGAAAGCCTAGGTATTACTTCTGAACACTTAGCCGGTATTAACCGCGTTCTCATCGGTGAGGACGGCTGGCAGGTACTAGCAACCGAACTTGGCGCACTGATGGAGGCGACACTAGCGACCCTGCCATCAGGACAGCGTCTCCAGTTATTAGAAGCTGGTGCCTGTGCTCCCGCTCTTGGTCAGCGCCTACTCGAACAGCTGGCTAACACTACTCATATTGCAAAAGATGCGCATCACTATCGCGCTATCACTACCAATGATACGGCTCGTCACCAAGCCGAACAGCTCCAAGAGCGCTTCCCGCTGATGGATGTTCAGTCGCTAGACGACGCCCTACCAACACTGAGTAGCGCCGCAAAAGCTCAACTGGCGTTTATCAGCGTGGACGTCACTCAGCCTGAGCGCAGCCGCCAACTAATGGAAGCGCTTCCTGCACAGCTTGCACCAGGTGCCCAAGTCATGGTGATAGGCGTTCATCCCAGCCGTTGGTTGGATGACCTTCTAGCCACGCCAGGCATCGACCAAGCCGCTCTGGAGCAAGACACCGTGGTTGAGTGGCTAACCACCCAGGGCTTTAGCGTTTCACCGCCGGTTGAACTTGAGGAGAGTGGGGCTTACCTGCTGCATGGCCAGTTTGCTTCGGAAGCGGTTGAAAACAGTCAATCTACGCCAGAGGCTCAAAACGCATCAACGGCCTACCATTTAATTGTCTCTGACATTGAACACGAAGCACTCGCCGCCCAGCTTGCCGAGCAATTAGGCACGACCTCTACTTGGCTAACCGTCAGCGATGCAGCGCCGCAAGCGCTATTAACAGCCGCGTTAGGGGCACGCCAAGACGTACCTGGCGAACTCAATGTAATTGACTTGCGTTGGCTGAAAGGCGCTACCACTAGCGCCCAAACACAACGCTGCTACACCGCTCAGCAGTGGTCGCTGGCGTTAGAGGCAAGCGGGCTTGAGAGCCAAGGTAGTCGTGTCATGCTTTGGCTAACCACCCAAGCCGCCAGCACTGGCGATGACGCGGCGCTATGGGGCTTCGGTCGCTCGCTGGCAAACGAGGCCGTTGGTCATCGTGTCACGCTGATTGATCTACCAGAGGCACTCAGTGACGCGGCGCTAATCGCATTTGCAGCATCAATCGCCACGCCAGATAGTGAAAATGAGCTGGTCATTACCGCAGAGGGTGATCGGTTTGCCACGCGCCTGCGCACGCTGCCTGCTCCTCATCCAGAGAAACAGGCAAACGCTGAACCGCATCAAGCAATGTCATTAGGCTTTACCTTACCAGGCCAATTACGCCAACTGCAGTGGCGGCCACGCCCGCTACCGGAACTGGGCGCGGATGAGGTAGAAATTCGTGTTAAAGCAACCGGGCTAAACTTCCGTGACGTGATGTATACCCTTGGTCTGCTGTCCGATGAAGCGATTGAAAATGGCTTTGCTGGCCCGACCCTGGGGCTTGAGTTCTCTGGAGAGGTTCTTGCGGTAGGTGCCAATGTTCAGCACGTTATGCCTGGCCAAGCGGTCGTTGGCTTTGGTCCCGCCAGCTTCAGCGATCGGCTGATTGCCAGCCAACACGCAGTAGCGCCGCTGCCTGAGGGCGTCAGCTACGCCGCTGCCGCCACCATTCCGACCACTTTCTTCACGGTGTACTACGCACTGAAGCATCTGGCGCGCCTGGAACCCGGCGAGAAAGTGCTGATCCACGGTGCTGCGGGCGGTGTTGGCATCGCCGCACTGCAAATTGCTCAGTGGCTAGGTGCCGACATCTACGCCACGGTGGGCTCTGAAGAGAAGCGCGACTTCCTACGTTTGATGGGTGAGGAGCGCATCTACGACTCACGCTCACTCACATTTGCCGAAGAGATCCTAGAGGATACGCAAGGCGAAGGCGTGGATGTGGTACTGAACTCGCTGGCGGGCGAAGCGATCAATCAAAACCTACGCGCACTGCGCCCGTTTGGTCGCTTCCTCGAGTTAGGCAAACGCGATTTCTATGAAAACACCCAGATTGGGCTACGTCCGTTCCGTAATAACTTAAGCTACTTCGGTATTGACTCCGACCAGCTGATGAAAGTACAGCCTGCCCTCACCCAGCGCCTGTTTGGAGAAATGATGGCGCTGTTTAACGATGGCACGCTCAGCCCACTGCCGTTCACCGCATTCAGCCACAATCAGGTAATTGACGCCTTCCGCTATATGCAGCAAGCGCGCCAAATCGGCAAAGTCGTGGTCACCTATGAACAGCCCATTGCGCCACCGCGCAACGAAACATTAGGCACTGGCACAATGACCCTACCTGCCGATGCCAGCTATCTGGTCACCGGCGGGTTAGGCGGTTTTGGACTGAAAACCGCCCAATGGTTAGTTAGCAAAGGCGCACGTCAGCTTGTTCTGTTAAGCCGTAGCGGCCCTGCTAGCGAAGAAGCCCAGGCTGCCATCGCGACCTTTGAAGCCCAGGGCGTGAAAGTGCTGGCAGCCGCGTGTGACATTACTGATCGCGATGCCTTGGCCGTTGTCATGGAACGCATTCACCATGAGCTAAGCCCGTTACGGGGCATCGTTCATGCTGCCACGGTCATTGATGACGGCTTAATTCGTAACCTCGATGCTGAGCGGATTCAAAAAGTGCTGGCACCGAAAATTGATGGTGCCCGACACCTGGACGCCCTCACCCACGACATCGCGCTCGACTTCTTTGTCCTCTACTCCTCAGCGACCACGCTATTTGGTAACCCAGGGCAAGCCAATTACGTGGCGGCTAACCACTGGCTAGAAGCCTTTGCTGCCCGTCGCCGCGCCGCTGGCTTACCCGCTACCTGCGTACGCTGGGGGGCGATTGAAGATGTTGGCTTCCTAGCGCGCAACACGCGCACCCGAGATGCACTGCAAGAGCGCCTAGGCGGTTCAGCCTTGCGCTCTGATGACGCCCTCAAGGTGCTCGAGCAAATGCTGTTGACCGAAGGGCCAAGCCTTGGCGTTCTTGAACTTGAGTGGGGAGCGCTAGCGCGTTTCTTACCCACCGCCCAAGCGCCGCGGTTTAACGAAATTGCCCGCGCCAGTGACGATGATGGCAACGTTGATCACGATGACGATATCAGCGCCTTACTTGCAGATCTTTCACCGGAAGAACTGCAC